Proteins from a single region of Corvus moneduloides isolate bCorMon1 chromosome 19, bCorMon1.pri, whole genome shotgun sequence:
- the PRPSAP1 gene encoding phosphoribosyl pyrophosphate synthase-associated protein 1 isoform X4 — MNAARSGYRVFSANSTAASTELAKKITERLGAELGKSVVYQETNGETRVEIKESVRGQDIFIIQTIPRDVNTAVMELLIMAYALKTSCARNIIGVIPYFPYSKQSKMRKRGSIVCKLLASMLAKAGLTHIITMDLHQKEIQGFFSFPVDNLRASPFLLQYIQEEIPDYRNAVIVAKSPGAAKRAQSYAERLRLGLAVIHGEAQCTEQDMDDGRHSPPMLKNATVHPGLELPLMMAKEKPPITVVGDVGGRIAIIVDDIIDDVESFVAAAEILKERGAYKIFVMATHGLLSADAPRLIEESSIDEVVVTNTVPHEVQKLQCPKIKTVDISLILSEAIRRIHNGESMAYLFRNITVDD, encoded by the exons ATGAACGCGGCCAGAAGTGGCTACCGGGTCTTCTCGGCCAACTCCACCGCAGCCTCCACCGAGCTGGCGAAGAAGATCACGGA gcGTCTCggtgctgagctggggaaaTCTGTGGTGTACCAGGAAACCAATGGAG AAACAAGAGTTGAAATAAAAGAGTCTGTCCGGGGACAGGATATCTTCATCATACAGACAATCCCCAG AGATGTGAATACTGCTGTCATGGAGCTGCTGATCATGGCCTATGCACTGAAGACTTCCTGTGCCAGGAACATCATTGGGGTCATCCCCTACTTCCCCTACAGCAAACAGAGCAAAATGAGGAAGAGGGGCTCCATAGTCTGCAAGCTGCTGGCTTCAATGCTCGCCAAGGCAG gTTTAACACACATTATCACTATGGACCTTCATCAAAAGGAAATCCAAGGCTTCTTCAGCTTTCCAGTAGACAACCTGAGAGCATCCCCTTTCTTGCTTCAGTATATACAGGAAGAA ATTCCAGATTACAGAAACGCAGTTATTGTAGCCAAATCTCCTGGTGCTGCTAAAAG GGCTCAGTCTTACGCCGAGAGGCTGCgcctggggctggcagtgaTCCATGGAGAGGCTCAGTGCACAGAGCAGGACATGGATGACGGGCGTCACTCCCCTCCAATGCTCAAAAACGCAACTGTGCATCCTGGCCTGGAGCTGCCAT TGATGATGGCCAAGGAGAAACCGCCAATAACTGTGGTTGGAGACGTTGGAGGAAGAATTGCCATCATTGTG GATGACATCATCGATGACGTGGAAAGCTTTGTAGCTGCTGCAGAGATCCTAAAAGAGCGTGGAGCCTACAAGATTTTTGTGATGGCTACTCATGGGCTCCTGTCAGCAGATGCCCCCCGTCTCATAGAGGAATCCTCCATTGATGAG GTGGTAGTGACCAACACTGTTCCTCACGAGGTGCAGAAGCTGCAGTGCCCCAAGATAAAGACTGTGGATATCAGTTTGATCCTCTCGGAAGCCATCCGGCGAATCCACAACGGCGAGTCCATGGCCTATCTCTTCCGCAACATCACTGTTGATGACTAG
- the PRPSAP1 gene encoding phosphoribosyl pyrophosphate synthase-associated protein 1 isoform X1, with translation MRGHCVSVGWIGVTRCLSTPLLPRAAAAQFYFNNHNFHPPFHTLPQEWTSKSIAPRGLHDSLAMNAARSGYRVFSANSTAASTELAKKITERLGAELGKSVVYQETNGETRVEIKESVRGQDIFIIQTIPRDVNTAVMELLIMAYALKTSCARNIIGVIPYFPYSKQSKMRKRGSIVCKLLASMLAKAGLTHIITMDLHQKEIQGFFSFPVDNLRASPFLLQYIQEEIPDYRNAVIVAKSPGAAKRAQSYAERLRLGLAVIHGEAQCTEQDMDDGRHSPPMLKNATVHPGLELPLMMAKEKPPITVVGDVGGRIAIIVDDIIDDVESFVAAAEILKERGAYKIFVMATHGLLSADAPRLIEESSIDEVVVTNTVPHEVQKLQCPKIKTVDISLILSEAIRRIHNGESMAYLFRNITVDD, from the exons ATGAGGGGCCACTGCGTGAGCGTGGGGTGGATTGGGGTTACCCGCTGCCTGTCTACCCCTCTactccccagggcagctgctgctcaattttattttaataatcaTAATTTCCACCCTCCCTTTCATACTTTGCCGCAGGAATGGACCAGCAAGTCCATAG CTCCGCGGGGGTTGCATGACTCTTTGGCGATGAACGCGGCCAGAAGTGGCTACCGGGTCTTCTCGGCCAACTCCACCGCAGCCTCCACCGAGCTGGCGAAGAAGATCACGGA gcGTCTCggtgctgagctggggaaaTCTGTGGTGTACCAGGAAACCAATGGAG AAACAAGAGTTGAAATAAAAGAGTCTGTCCGGGGACAGGATATCTTCATCATACAGACAATCCCCAG AGATGTGAATACTGCTGTCATGGAGCTGCTGATCATGGCCTATGCACTGAAGACTTCCTGTGCCAGGAACATCATTGGGGTCATCCCCTACTTCCCCTACAGCAAACAGAGCAAAATGAGGAAGAGGGGCTCCATAGTCTGCAAGCTGCTGGCTTCAATGCTCGCCAAGGCAG gTTTAACACACATTATCACTATGGACCTTCATCAAAAGGAAATCCAAGGCTTCTTCAGCTTTCCAGTAGACAACCTGAGAGCATCCCCTTTCTTGCTTCAGTATATACAGGAAGAA ATTCCAGATTACAGAAACGCAGTTATTGTAGCCAAATCTCCTGGTGCTGCTAAAAG GGCTCAGTCTTACGCCGAGAGGCTGCgcctggggctggcagtgaTCCATGGAGAGGCTCAGTGCACAGAGCAGGACATGGATGACGGGCGTCACTCCCCTCCAATGCTCAAAAACGCAACTGTGCATCCTGGCCTGGAGCTGCCAT TGATGATGGCCAAGGAGAAACCGCCAATAACTGTGGTTGGAGACGTTGGAGGAAGAATTGCCATCATTGTG GATGACATCATCGATGACGTGGAAAGCTTTGTAGCTGCTGCAGAGATCCTAAAAGAGCGTGGAGCCTACAAGATTTTTGTGATGGCTACTCATGGGCTCCTGTCAGCAGATGCCCCCCGTCTCATAGAGGAATCCTCCATTGATGAG GTGGTAGTGACCAACACTGTTCCTCACGAGGTGCAGAAGCTGCAGTGCCCCAAGATAAAGACTGTGGATATCAGTTTGATCCTCTCGGAAGCCATCCGGCGAATCCACAACGGCGAGTCCATGGCCTATCTCTTCCGCAACATCACTGTTGATGACTAG
- the PRPSAP1 gene encoding phosphoribosyl pyrophosphate synthase-associated protein 1 isoform X5, which yields MELLIMAYALKTSCARNIIGVIPYFPYSKQSKMRKRGSIVCKLLASMLAKAGLTHIITMDLHQKEIQGFFSFPVDNLRASPFLLQYIQEEIPDYRNAVIVAKSPGAAKRAQSYAERLRLGLAVIHGEAQCTEQDMDDGRHSPPMLKNATVHPGLELPLMMAKEKPPITVVGDVGGRIAIIVDDIIDDVESFVAAAEILKERGAYKIFVMATHGLLSADAPRLIEESSIDEVVVTNTVPHEVQKLQCPKIKTVDISLILSEAIRRIHNGESMAYLFRNITVDD from the exons ATGGAGCTGCTGATCATGGCCTATGCACTGAAGACTTCCTGTGCCAGGAACATCATTGGGGTCATCCCCTACTTCCCCTACAGCAAACAGAGCAAAATGAGGAAGAGGGGCTCCATAGTCTGCAAGCTGCTGGCTTCAATGCTCGCCAAGGCAG gTTTAACACACATTATCACTATGGACCTTCATCAAAAGGAAATCCAAGGCTTCTTCAGCTTTCCAGTAGACAACCTGAGAGCATCCCCTTTCTTGCTTCAGTATATACAGGAAGAA ATTCCAGATTACAGAAACGCAGTTATTGTAGCCAAATCTCCTGGTGCTGCTAAAAG GGCTCAGTCTTACGCCGAGAGGCTGCgcctggggctggcagtgaTCCATGGAGAGGCTCAGTGCACAGAGCAGGACATGGATGACGGGCGTCACTCCCCTCCAATGCTCAAAAACGCAACTGTGCATCCTGGCCTGGAGCTGCCAT TGATGATGGCCAAGGAGAAACCGCCAATAACTGTGGTTGGAGACGTTGGAGGAAGAATTGCCATCATTGTG GATGACATCATCGATGACGTGGAAAGCTTTGTAGCTGCTGCAGAGATCCTAAAAGAGCGTGGAGCCTACAAGATTTTTGTGATGGCTACTCATGGGCTCCTGTCAGCAGATGCCCCCCGTCTCATAGAGGAATCCTCCATTGATGAG GTGGTAGTGACCAACACTGTTCCTCACGAGGTGCAGAAGCTGCAGTGCCCCAAGATAAAGACTGTGGATATCAGTTTGATCCTCTCGGAAGCCATCCGGCGAATCCACAACGGCGAGTCCATGGCCTATCTCTTCCGCAACATCACTGTTGATGACTAG
- the PRPSAP1 gene encoding phosphoribosyl pyrophosphate synthase-associated protein 1 isoform X2 — translation MPRKLLLPYKSVFSHFRAPRGLHDSLAMNAARSGYRVFSANSTAASTELAKKITERLGAELGKSVVYQETNGETRVEIKESVRGQDIFIIQTIPRDVNTAVMELLIMAYALKTSCARNIIGVIPYFPYSKQSKMRKRGSIVCKLLASMLAKAGLTHIITMDLHQKEIQGFFSFPVDNLRASPFLLQYIQEEIPDYRNAVIVAKSPGAAKRAQSYAERLRLGLAVIHGEAQCTEQDMDDGRHSPPMLKNATVHPGLELPLMMAKEKPPITVVGDVGGRIAIIVDDIIDDVESFVAAAEILKERGAYKIFVMATHGLLSADAPRLIEESSIDEVVVTNTVPHEVQKLQCPKIKTVDISLILSEAIRRIHNGESMAYLFRNITVDD, via the exons atgcCACGGAAGCTGTTGTTGCCTtataaatctgttttttctcactttcGAGCTCCGCGGGGGTTGCATGACTCTTTGGCGATGAACGCGGCCAGAAGTGGCTACCGGGTCTTCTCGGCCAACTCCACCGCAGCCTCCACCGAGCTGGCGAAGAAGATCACGGA gcGTCTCggtgctgagctggggaaaTCTGTGGTGTACCAGGAAACCAATGGAG AAACAAGAGTTGAAATAAAAGAGTCTGTCCGGGGACAGGATATCTTCATCATACAGACAATCCCCAG AGATGTGAATACTGCTGTCATGGAGCTGCTGATCATGGCCTATGCACTGAAGACTTCCTGTGCCAGGAACATCATTGGGGTCATCCCCTACTTCCCCTACAGCAAACAGAGCAAAATGAGGAAGAGGGGCTCCATAGTCTGCAAGCTGCTGGCTTCAATGCTCGCCAAGGCAG gTTTAACACACATTATCACTATGGACCTTCATCAAAAGGAAATCCAAGGCTTCTTCAGCTTTCCAGTAGACAACCTGAGAGCATCCCCTTTCTTGCTTCAGTATATACAGGAAGAA ATTCCAGATTACAGAAACGCAGTTATTGTAGCCAAATCTCCTGGTGCTGCTAAAAG GGCTCAGTCTTACGCCGAGAGGCTGCgcctggggctggcagtgaTCCATGGAGAGGCTCAGTGCACAGAGCAGGACATGGATGACGGGCGTCACTCCCCTCCAATGCTCAAAAACGCAACTGTGCATCCTGGCCTGGAGCTGCCAT TGATGATGGCCAAGGAGAAACCGCCAATAACTGTGGTTGGAGACGTTGGAGGAAGAATTGCCATCATTGTG GATGACATCATCGATGACGTGGAAAGCTTTGTAGCTGCTGCAGAGATCCTAAAAGAGCGTGGAGCCTACAAGATTTTTGTGATGGCTACTCATGGGCTCCTGTCAGCAGATGCCCCCCGTCTCATAGAGGAATCCTCCATTGATGAG GTGGTAGTGACCAACACTGTTCCTCACGAGGTGCAGAAGCTGCAGTGCCCCAAGATAAAGACTGTGGATATCAGTTTGATCCTCTCGGAAGCCATCCGGCGAATCCACAACGGCGAGTCCATGGCCTATCTCTTCCGCAACATCACTGTTGATGACTAG
- the PRPSAP1 gene encoding phosphoribosyl pyrophosphate synthase-associated protein 1 isoform X3 produces the protein MRGHCVSVGWIGVTRCLSTPLLPRAAAAQFYFNNHNFHPPFHTLPQEWTSKSIAPRGLHDSLAMNAARSGYRVFSANSTAASTELAKKITERLGAELGKSVVYQETNGETRVEIKESVRGQDIFIIQTIPRDVNTAVMELLIMAYALKTSCARNIIGVIPYFPYSKQSKMRKRGSIVCKLLASMLAKAGLTHIITMDLHQKEIQGFFSFPVDNLRASPFLLQYIQEEIPDYRNAVIVAKSPGAAKRAQSYAERLRLGLAVIHGEAQCTEQDMDDGRHSPPMLKNATVHPGLELP, from the exons ATGAGGGGCCACTGCGTGAGCGTGGGGTGGATTGGGGTTACCCGCTGCCTGTCTACCCCTCTactccccagggcagctgctgctcaattttattttaataatcaTAATTTCCACCCTCCCTTTCATACTTTGCCGCAGGAATGGACCAGCAAGTCCATAG CTCCGCGGGGGTTGCATGACTCTTTGGCGATGAACGCGGCCAGAAGTGGCTACCGGGTCTTCTCGGCCAACTCCACCGCAGCCTCCACCGAGCTGGCGAAGAAGATCACGGA gcGTCTCggtgctgagctggggaaaTCTGTGGTGTACCAGGAAACCAATGGAG AAACAAGAGTTGAAATAAAAGAGTCTGTCCGGGGACAGGATATCTTCATCATACAGACAATCCCCAG AGATGTGAATACTGCTGTCATGGAGCTGCTGATCATGGCCTATGCACTGAAGACTTCCTGTGCCAGGAACATCATTGGGGTCATCCCCTACTTCCCCTACAGCAAACAGAGCAAAATGAGGAAGAGGGGCTCCATAGTCTGCAAGCTGCTGGCTTCAATGCTCGCCAAGGCAG gTTTAACACACATTATCACTATGGACCTTCATCAAAAGGAAATCCAAGGCTTCTTCAGCTTTCCAGTAGACAACCTGAGAGCATCCCCTTTCTTGCTTCAGTATATACAGGAAGAA ATTCCAGATTACAGAAACGCAGTTATTGTAGCCAAATCTCCTGGTGCTGCTAAAAG GGCTCAGTCTTACGCCGAGAGGCTGCgcctggggctggcagtgaTCCATGGAGAGGCTCAGTGCACAGAGCAGGACATGGATGACGGGCGTCACTCCCCTCCAATGCTCAAAAACGCAACTGTGCATCCTGGCCTGGAGCTGCCAT ag